Within Rhododendron vialii isolate Sample 1 chromosome 12a, ASM3025357v1, the genomic segment AAGTGGTCTATATAAGTAGCAAACAGCTCAAACCATTTCTTAGGATCTTTCTTGCTTCTTTGTACTACTACATTATAATTATAATGCACATGTATGCATAGAGCATGTAAACTTATACAAGAACTCCTACCGATAAAAATCGAAAACGAAACGGTAATTGCTGCAACGAATCATTAGGAAAAATGCTAGCGAAGGGTTCGAAAACGCGTGAATGCCTGCTATGCCACATATCCAATGCATGCACCGATCTGTTGTTCTCTCTGCTTCTTCAGTGTTTCCCCATAGTTTCAACATGACACCAATCCCTACAATTTTTCTTCGCCCAATCTTACCATTTTAATCTGTGGTGGTTTTTCGGTTCCCTTTTTCGTACTTCCTTGCCCTTTAGGTTGACTGTGATGTAGACTTCTTCCGGATAAGTCTTGCTTAGCAACCTATAGATGTGGTTTCCCCTCAAGAGGAAGAAGACCATAGTGCAGCAGAGGATGAAGATAATCAATCAGGTGAAGAAGATGCTCAAAAGCAACTGGTGGTTTATGATCCTGCTGCCAATGGTACAACCACAGGCGATGAGGTCCAACCCCTTTCTTTCCCCAAAAGGTCAATCCCCTTTCACTCTTCCAAAGTGTTGCTGTCAGTTGGGGCGCTTTCACCGGCCAATGTGCTGAATCCTTTAAACGGAGATTGATACCGGCAAAGGAAAAGTATGAGGAAATTATACAGGAACGCCTTTTGGAGAAACCTTTTGTGTGTGAAACAGCTCGCGAGTGGCAGTCTGAAATATCATGTGAAAAGACGATCAACCTGACATTTGTAAAGATGGCAGCAGGCTGCGGGCAATTGATAAGCCTAACATTGCTCAGCCTCCTCGTGGGTGGCAGCGGCTTCTAAGGATCAGAGGTGAAGGAAGCTCTAGGTTTGCTGATGCGTATGTATCCAGTATCCTTATCTGCTTGTTTCGTTGTTTACATGTAGCATAGGAATTCCAAATAAGCAAGTTACCAGCAGCTGATCTTTGTttatttggtttttgagtttcaatttttgtcttgaaaaaaaaGATCTCTTTGTCAAGGTGATCAAAACGTCTTCAATCTATCCTTCTAAATATCGAGTGCACACACTGAAAGTTAAATTTTCAATTATGTCGATCATGGAGATCACAGGAAGAAGTTAACTGGCTTCCCCTGTCTGATGCCAAAAGAGTGGTCATGAAGATCATAAAAAACACAAGGATTGAGAGAAAAGAATAGTCGGTGTCGACGCATCTTATTTTTGTGATGTGATCAAGAAAGCTTAACCTTACTATCTTTGTGATGATCCAATACTGAAATGTGACATTTTCCGAGGATCTTGGTTTGAAACTTCAACGTAATACTTTTCCTCTTACACAAACGCGATTTTTTCATGTACTGAATGAggtccgatcaaactgattttcgGAATGGAGATTCATCTCAACGAGTTCTACAAAGCCCACAAAATTGAAAACTCAAGGGGAGTGGACATCAGTGAAAGTGCACAGGAACTCCCTCCCCCTTTGGGGATCACCAGACATTGCCATTCGATCAAAGCTAGGAGCCTAGGACTAGCGAAAATAGTAAAAAACACAAACGAAAAGAATTGAATGGTTTTGAGCTCTTTCATGTTAGATTTGTGGACCTCAATTATTGCTTACTAAAGCTTGATCTCAGAAGTATGGCTTGTTACATATGCAAACATGGCCATCAACCAGAGAGAAGCCAATCACAATGAATAATTACCATTGTGATGAAGAGTTCCTGTCATCTCTAAAGAACATGAACCACCATATAGTTTGAGGCAAGACCAACAAAAGCAGACCCAATGTTAGaaactaaaatgaaaaaagaaagaacgagaaaaaataatcaatggcACGGCTCAGTACAACTAATGAGAAGAGAATCCCTTGGTATTTGATGGATCGCCATGGGGAATTCACGAATCAGAAAAAAGTTGTAACGATATGAAAAGGTTATTGAAGTtgtcaaaaaacaaaacactagCAGTTAATACTTAATACTCACCATCGCATGATTGGCTAAACTATTTGCATCATCTCCATAGTTTTAATGCTCCTATACCTATTTTTGGGCGCAAGATTGTTGCCTGCCCCTTGCCCAGAACAATGCTATTGTTTCCTTCCCCTTCCCTTCTTGGCTGGCTGTACTTCCATTTGCTCTTTTCCTGTAACTTCTGATATATCCGCTGAAGAAAGAAGGGTCGTAGGGATGTTACACATGAGAATTATTGAAGCATGCAAGAtttaaaaggcaaaaaagaaaacgagGAAGTAAGAAACATTTCTAAAAAATTGTCTAAATAGCACCAATTAGTGACTTCAAATGGAAAGGGGTGATTCAGCTCCACATCTCGTTTATCACATTGTAGAGAACGAAGGAGCCTTTACCTCAAACTCCAAGGGAACCTTAGGACACCTAAGGTAAAATAAATCCCGTTGAGGTTTGTACAGCCCCCTGAATTAGTTCTTATCCATTTCATATTTGCATGCATAATAGACCAAAGGTGGGGGGGAAAAGAACATTGCATGGATTCTGTTCGAACTAAAAGAGTCACAAAGTTGGATATAAAACCACAACAATGACAGTGTTCGTGAaataatctttcatttttttctcttcaatcaaaacaaacaaataagctCTTAATTCTATAGAGGCCTATTCTAGACAAGACACTAATGAGTTCAATACCAACTGTAATGCGAGTATTCATAGACAAGTACATGTATCGAACTTCAATTTGCATGTGGTCAAAGAACAAAGATACCTTCAGGACCACGAGACATTAATGTGAAGAATATATTGTTGAGCTTCTCCATCTTCTTAGCATCCTGTGCCTGGTCCGTCTTAAACTTGAGACACTagtaagaaaaggaaaaagaaaagacgaATCTGATTAAAGAAGACAAGACTTCAAATGGAAAGTaaagaattaaagaaaaagcATAGCAGGAACTCGTGGGCTTTCGCAAGTATAGTAGTATATGGTATACTAGTAGGTATCCAAATTTTAGCATGTTTTTTTGTAAGTAACTGTTTGTACATAAATAGCTATGTGCAAGATAGATAAGGGTGCTCCGGGCACTCTCACTCCAGAGAATCTCCTGGACAAATCTTGGACAAAGAGCAGCGTCAACCTCCACACATAAATTCTTCACATTATAAGAAAGCTGCAGATTTTCACTAGAAGATTTCAACTTTCGTTCGAGAACTATAACCAAAAGATATAGATAGAGAAGTCTGTATCTCAACAAAAAGAAAGCATGTAACAGAGCAACTCTCTGAACTCTAGGCACGACATACATCAAGGGTGAGAGCATTTGTTACCTTATTACCTTATCTACAGTTGAGGACAGAGACACAAAATCGAAGCCATACTAGACTTGAGCCACGGTTGGAAAGCATTTATGTACAAAACTCAGCTAATAGATTAACAGAGAACCAGTAGGAGACGTAAAGAAGGCTTCCTTCTACTTTGTCTAACAAGATATAATTTCTCGCAACAGTCAACAACCACCTGCTTTAGGAAAGagcgcaatttttttttgtctaaattcaGGATCTTACATTGAGGTGGACTCTAGTCACTCTATGCAACACAAAAGGGACACAATATTTGTACAAAGCGGAACCCTCCCAAATCCCAACTGATTCTCCCAGACAACTCCAGCTTTTGATGAGCATGTCAACTTTTGACGCAGCTCATCCGAGCAACTATCATGGTTTGGTGAGAGAAGGCCTGAGGGGCTCGGGTAAACAACCGAGTGTCCTCATGGCGTGCCCTTGGAAACCCGACCGACCTAGGAGGTCGGCTGAATTAGTGGGATGTGATCGGAAGGGAAAAATTCCTTCAGGAGATCGCATCCCTGAAATCACTTTAAAACGGTCACGCAAATTGGCCGTCATAAAgaagaaatgcaaaaataaGATAAGAACAGATCTAGAGAAAGGAATCTTTTCATTGATATTTCACTTCAAACTTTCACGTCATTACAAATGAAGTTCttacaaacaaaaataacaaaaaggaGATCGGGGGAGGGCTAGTTCAGGTGAGGACACCTAACCGTGAAAGATCCTGAGGTTGTTGGCATCCCAAGACATAACGATAGGCGTTCTGTTCATCTGTTCAATCTTATAGTTGCCCGAGCCCAAATGCTTGGTGACCCGGTATAGGCCTTCCCAATCAGGCAcgaacttcttctttttgctctTTTCCACAACTTTCCTCATCACGAGGTCATCAAGCTTGAATCCCAAAGGAggacgcttcggttgtagcctcttgTTGGTAGGCAGCAAGCTTTATCCAAGCGTTTTTGTGCCCTTCTTCTGCCAAGTCCAGGTCGACATTGCTGATCAGGGTTCTGATGGTAGGAAGCCCCATCTGATCACTGCCTCTATACCGAACGCGAGTAAGAAAGGTGTCCGACCTGTTGAGCGCctcggagtggtttggtacccccAGAGCACGCATGGTAACTCTTTAGCCCACTTGCCCCGCCAAGACGTCAGCCTTCGCTAGATCCCTGATCAGATGGATTTATTTGCCATTCCCTTGTCGATAGGATGGGGTAGACGTCACGTGTCAGACTTAATCCCAATCTCTGAAGTACTCCTGGCCGAGGAAGTGTTTGCCATTGTCCGTGACAATGGCACCCCAAAGTGTGATATAATTTTGCGCCATACGAAACGGATGGCATTAGCCTCTACAATATACACTAATGGACCCACTTAGTGCAGTAATCTGTGGCTGTGATGAGAAACTTGAACCCACCAGGGGCAACCGGGAGCTTACCAACAATGTTCATCCCCCACGACCAAGGGTCCCAAACCAGTGAACTCTAACTCTCCTGCTACTCCATTTCCTTCTCACTAACCAAACAAATTCCAAAATCTTTTAGCACATTGATCACTCACATTGTAAAACCCAGAGATATGGACGTCCGACCAAGGCTACGATTCCGAAACTCCACCTCGTAGTACCAAACAACGCTACAACAACAGTAACAGCAGTCATAGCAACAACTAGGATCCCTCTCTCATGTTCACGACCAGTTATCATATCCTCTGCCCCCACCGAAAGGTGATCAACGTGATAGGGGAATCAGTGGGCATAATTGAGACCATCAGATGATCACAGGAGCTCGAATCAATGTCCATGACTTGATTCCTGGTGATGATGAGATAATCATCAAGATATCGGTCACAAGGCGGCGGGATCGAAAGGGAAGAATGCAATTCTCGCCTACCCAGGAGGTGTTGGTAATGTTTAATGAAAGTATACTTGAGATTGATGCGAATGGGTACGTTGCGACAAGGTTGGTAGTACCCAACAAGCACGTAGGAAGGTGATTCCCCAACAGAATTTTCACGTGCTCGTTCGGCACCACCAGCCTCGTCGCAGTCAAAGTTCTAAATGGTGCTCGGCGGTAGTTGGGCGGCGACCCGCCACCAAGCGCCTAGGCCGCCGCCGCCCTGGAgtttggcttcttcttttttttggtactttttgatatttttcataCTTTTATGTGTATAATATGGTATTAATATATATTCTAAAAGGACTTGTAGTGTAGTTAACCATACCACACATATATAAACTACTATATACATATACTAATTTCCAAATCCAGAGATCGAGAAACCCACGCCGATCGTCGTCGCCGGTCTCCGGTATGTCTCtttcgtctctctctccctctctcatctctgtccccccccccccccctctgtctctctttctctctctctctcttgtcgcCGATCGTCGACTTCGGAGCCGCCAAGCTCCGCCAAAGGTCTGCCTAGCCTCCCTGGCCGCCAAACAAAACGCCAAGGGGGGTAGTCGTGGCGCTGATCCTCCGCCTAACGCCTAGGCGGCCATTTCGAACACTGGTCGCAATGTACCCATTCGTGTCAATCTCAAGTACCTCTCATTAACCATTACAAAACTGCATTCTTCCCTCCTGATCCCTCCGCCTCGTGGCCGATTTCTTGATAATTATCTCATCATCACCAGGAATCAAGTatagggatggcattcggggtgttcggggcggatatggggatttccgtccccgatccccgaaaccgATCTGGCCCTCGTATCCGCCCCGATAACCGAACGGGGAGCAGAAAaatgaaccataaccgaaccattCGGTTTTCGGGTAATCCCGAACCGAATGGGTAACCGAGCAGATCAacaaaggagaaacaaaaaaaaccccatttcAGCCAAAGTTCACTTACAGATTCAACATAGATGAACACACATacacggatcaaaaaaaaaaaacacgcatACACACgcacagagaaagagagaaataaataaGAGACGATGAGTCGACTGGCCTAGATACCCGTTCGGGGATCGGTTTGGGGATCTGCTAAACCATACCCGTACCGATacccgttcggttatccaaggcctcaaccatacccatacccacggggaatttttcggttatggttcggggaaaattttcggttacggttcgggtacccatcggttcggcTCACTTTGCCATCCCTAATCAAGTAATGGACATTAATTCGGAACATGAGAGAAGAATCTTGGTTGTTGCTGTTGCTGTCATtgtagtgttgtttggtactagGGGATGGAGTTTTGTAATCGTAGTCGTACCGCTGGGATATTGATCGGTCCATATCCTTGGGTTTTACAATGTGAGTGATCAATGTGCTCAAAAATCTTGGAACTTGTTTGGTATAGAGAATAAGCGGGAAATGGAGTAGCAAGAGAGTCCAAGCTCACAGGTTTGAGGACCATTGGCCGTTCGCACAATGGGGGATGAACATTGTTGGTAAGCTCCCGGTGGCCCCTGGTGGAATCAAGTTAATCACCACCACAAATTACTACACTAAGAGTGGGTCGAAGCCGAGCCATTAGAGCATATTAAAGAGGCTAATGTCATCTGTTTCGTATGGCGCAACATTATCTCTCGCTTAATCCCGAACTCATAGAGGAACTTGAAGTACTTCTGGCCGACAAACTGTTTGCCATTGTCTGTGACGATGGCGAATGGCACCCCGAAGCAAGAGATAATGTTGGCCAACAAATCTCTATCATGACCATGCAAACTTGAGCAACTACACCAACCATCTCAAGTACCTAATTAGTTTCACATATTGATTCTTGTTGAAACTAAGGGGTGTATAACCAGTCTTTAATCCAACTGTTGCCTATACGGGTGAGCAGATTACCCGGTAACCCGCAGTCTGACCTGACCCGACCCGACGGATTTCGGACGGGTCCAAGTAAGTACTTCAGTCGGGTACGGGTTGATTTCCTTTGAAAACTCTATTTTCGGATCGAGATTTGGGTTTGTATGTATTGTACCCgtccatgtgtgtgtgtgtgtatttgtgtACAGTTTGGTTCCTATCAAAGCGTCCTGACCGGAGCTTAGGTCCAGATCACCACTCAGCCGTTAGATcatgttttcaatggtccatattttaatgaaactttttcggggGAAAGTTAATTGTGACTAGTCATAAACCTTCCGCAGATccagaccattgaaaacacaatccaacagcTGAGATCAAAAGTCCGGACCTAACACTAAATCAggtgtgtatatacacacacacacacatgtataatGCCTTGCCCTAGGTATAAAAGGGGGAAACCAATGGTCCAATACAGTCGGTACAAAACCCACATAATACTCCAGATCTGAAAAAATGATCGCCGCACAATCCATCACCTCCAGTTCCACTGTGACCCTCCGCCGCACCACCATCGTgtccaccatctctctctctctctcaagctcaATCGCTCTCTGTagcacactctctctctcgcacaTCGTCCGGCGTCCACTACTCCACCTTCAGATCCCAGAATCAGTAATCTCATACTTATACTTTGAATCGGaatggatctctctctctctgtctcactctctcttgtaatttttttgtgttttttgtgtgAGTTTTGAGAGATGATGATGACTGGTTCTGTGATTACTCCAACCCGAAGTACAGAATCAGTTTTGCAGACAGTTTGTACCAGTTATGCGGTTCAGTTGCGGGCTGAAAATTGCCTACCCAACATAATCGGGTCAGGTTACGGGTTCAGGTCAAACCCTGTGCTCACCCCTAGTTGCCTATAGATATCGGATATCCTTTAAAAAACATCTAATCACATCTGGATCTAGTAATTATGCACAATGCCATATGACAGATATAACGAAGAGGTAAGCATGGATTATTTCCAGCCTTTCGCGCATAAAAAATTCTAACAAATCCTAAAGAAACAACCGGGAACATTAAGGAAACAATTGGCTTAAAGTTGAACGGCAAAGCACAAAACCCACATGGCATTCTTGACCAAAAGTAATGTGGTCTTCTAGGAATATCGTAATTAGTAGGCTCTGACTCGTGAGAAGCTTTCAAGATTTCCACATCACGAATCCATAGTTGTAACAAACTCAAtaacacaaaataaacaatgaaCTAAATCTCTTCGAAAATGACTTGGCATATAGCTCATCATCAAGATGCTAAAAGTATCGAGCTCGTAGACTGACGATTATGGATTACATATCTCAGCATGTTTAAAATAGAATAGAAAATACTAATAATATTCTTGCAATCTAGGAGTCGATTATGGATTACATATCTCAGCATGTTTAAAATAGAATAGAAAATACTAATAATATTCTTGCAATCTAGGAGTCAACAAGACATTATAGCTTTCAGTTTACGATGATAATccacataaaaaataagcagtgaAAGTATTTCTCAAATTTCAGTTTGGATCAGGCAGAAGTCCATGTAATTCCAACAATGTCAATGTAATCTAATAACAAATTACAACAGTATTGATTCCGTCAATACTAAGATGAAGTACAGATATCCCAAAACATATTCATTGCAACTAACACATAAATTGTGGAAAAGGGCCAAACAATTTCAAAAAGGGGGACGAAATTCAGTGAGAAGTGACGTGTACCTCGCGATTATCGGTGACCTTGAGCACTAATTTACCATCACAGTGTCTGTACTTCATCGTATAACGCGTCTGAATCCCATTGTAATTCAAGaagaccaaaaaaagagagaaaccaTATCAGGAAAACGGAACAATCAGTAAAATCTATCAAAATTGAATGTAACAGCAGTAATATGGATCTATTGAGCAACTAACGGAGAGAAAGAACTGTCAGTGTAGGAAGGGATTACGGATTCGGGATCGGCGCGGAACAACTGGACGGATTTCTCCACGAAATCGTCCCATGATGTGATGTAAACCATGTTTGGTAGTAGTGGAAGAGAGGTGAAGAAGAATTGAAGACAACCCGGAGTCCCGCCGTCGATCTCCGGCCGAAAATCAACTGGAAAGGAGGGTGGGGGGTAAAGATTAATGCCAAGCCCGAATAATCTGTACGTAATTTCTAGGGCAACCAACACACAAACATGTGAATAATCTGTACGTAACCTCTAGGGTTTGATAGGTATTAGCGATGAGCGTACCTGTTTCGCAGTAATCACCGTGTAGATGAAattccgtttgacccaaaaaaaaaaaaaatgaaatcaccGTGTAGatcgcacagagagagagagagagagagagagagagagagagaaattaaaaaagactGATGAttgaaacttaaatttttttaaataaaaacgataataagcacaaaaaaaaagattttcttttcttttttttcgtctttattaaaaaaataaaatttttatcatattttttattgttttattcttatcgtcgagacaaatcaataatttacaaaaatttgtcgtaaaattaaaaaatgcaaaaaaaattaaataaaaacaaaaaaataagccatcttttgcttattttgtcaaaagatgacTCATTCTAGTTGATTTAAATAATTAAGTTTAtatcctcaaattcaaataaacctcaaaccattttttttgagtaattttgttcatcctcgcAATGGTATGCTCATTCAGTATTTCACTACCATAATCAAAACTGTTCGTGTTGTCTAAATTTATTTGTTAAGAGACTATGCAAAATTCATTTGTCTAATTCAtgcaaaaattaagttaaaaatGTGCATGAACGTCcgttttataaactaaaatttaatttttgatatacctatgaATGTTCGATAAAACTAATTTTTGCGT encodes:
- the LOC131310441 gene encoding signal recognition particle 9 kDa protein; protein product: MVYITSWDDFVEKSVQLFRADPESTRYTMKYRHCDGKLVLKVTDNRECLKFKTDQAQDAKKMEKLNNIFFTLMSRGPEADISEVTGKEQMEVQPAKKGRGRKQ